One Edaphobacter lichenicola DNA window includes the following coding sequences:
- a CDS encoding ABC transporter ATP-binding protein, whose protein sequence is MADLAQSGSATLEQQPDSQEPIVVVDDVSIIFDVKPVLQNVSFTVQRGETRIILGPAGGGKSVLLKLINGLLKPDTGSIHVFGHNVSTMRETELFKLRSRIGMVFQESALFDSISVGDNVSYRLHEDHIPEEEAHARVIEALRFVELENTIEKFPSELSGGMRRRVSIARAIITNPDLILYDSPTGGLDPITSTTIIDLVIKQRDVTHTTSLVITHRIQDAYLLARSRFNTQTGKVEQIPNNGIDDSTKFLVLNEGKVVFDGTTEELVHSTDPWLREYLS, encoded by the coding sequence ATGGCAGACCTCGCCCAATCCGGCTCCGCAACCCTCGAGCAGCAGCCCGACTCGCAGGAGCCCATCGTAGTCGTCGACGACGTCTCCATCATCTTCGACGTAAAGCCCGTCCTCCAGAACGTCTCCTTCACCGTCCAGCGTGGCGAAACCCGCATCATCCTCGGCCCCGCCGGCGGCGGAAAATCCGTCCTCCTCAAACTCATCAACGGCCTCCTCAAGCCCGACACCGGCTCCATCCACGTCTTCGGCCACAACGTCTCCACCATGCGCGAGACCGAGCTCTTCAAGCTCCGCAGCCGCATCGGCATGGTCTTTCAGGAGTCAGCCCTCTTCGACTCCATCTCCGTCGGCGACAACGTCTCCTACCGCCTCCACGAAGACCACATCCCCGAAGAAGAAGCGCACGCCCGCGTCATCGAAGCCCTCCGCTTCGTCGAGCTCGAAAACACCATAGAAAAATTCCCCTCCGAGCTCTCCGGTGGAATGCGTCGCCGCGTCTCCATCGCCCGCGCCATCATCACCAACCCCGACCTCATCCTCTACGACTCCCCCACCGGCGGCCTCGACCCCATCACCTCCACCACCATCATCGACCTCGTCATCAAGCAGCGCGACGTCACCCACACCACCTCGCTCGTCATCACCCACCGCATCCAGGACGCCTACCTCCTCGCCCGCAGCCGCTTCAACACCCAGACCGGCAAAGTCGAACAGATCCCCAACAACGGCATCGACGACAGCACAAAGTTCCTCGTCCTCAACGAGGGCAAAGTCGTCTTCGACGGCACCACCGAAGAGCTAGTCC